The window CCAGACCAGCTGACTCTCTTAAAATATTAGCCATTATAATCTCTGATTACGCCAAGATAACTGTTCAGAGTATCTGCAATATTTATCAGTAACATAGAGTAAGCATATTTCCTCACAGAAAACCATAAACAGAATATAGAAATTTACTAGAAATCATTGCTTGTCAAAGAGGCTGCGAAATGATTCCAAGGCAGATTTAAATGTCCCCACAGCAAGAAAAGAATTGGGTATAAAATTTGTAAAACTGCATAATTCTTTCATGGAAAGGTGTCCTTTCTGAACATCTGTCTCATTTTAGTCTGACTTTGAACCAAATGTTGCTACTGACAGAAAATAGTGTTGGAGAAAACGCAAGCTACGATTGTTCTGACGTCCTTAGCCTAGCCTAGCATTACGCCAGCAGTGCTCAAATTAATAgtataaatgtttgacttttaaagCTATTCATGTTGACGCTGTCCCACCTGCTAACGGCTGTTTAAGCATTTTTCATTACCAGAacgtgactttttttttttttttttacagtcaaaaATTATCTGTGAAAAACTGTCTGGGTTTCTGTAGTTATAGTCAGTGCTTAGTTACAGATTAGCTAAGGTTTGGCTAACCCTTCATACATAACGAGTTGTATATCACATTTTATGCTAAAATAATGCCTTCCCCTCattatattttaacagcttATGATAAGATGATaatgatttagcattttttcccctaatcattttaaattactttctaTGCAAGTAGgcaaattttgctgaattcAGTATAACGTGCAAACACTTGGAAAAAATTGTAGTCTACTAGGAAGTAAATGTTGACTGCAAAGATCTTAAAGCAGATAATTTCGGGAATTACGCTTGAGAAGCATTTAGCAACGAGTCTACATAGCTTTGCTACCAGGTATTGCCTGCTATAGAGTGAAATACATCAAAGGTTTATATAATTTTGACTATATTTTACATGTCTAACCTACCGTTTTTCTGCTGTAACGTAGCACAactgttcagattttttgaACAAGCTGCAAAGGGATTTGCTTCCCGTAAATGTTGTGTTGTCAGTTCGTGATGATAAATGTGTCAGGAAACATAATATAGACATTCATGGTGGCCTCAAAATccattgaaaacaaaacaacaacaaaaaaatcattgacACAGCTGTGTAACAAACTGGACGTAGCATACTGGTAACATTCCACTTTTTATTACTGGCCTActttgttcatcttttttttcctctttttttggtttttataacAAAATTCCGTCGTTAAAAATCTTTCTGTGTTAtactttttatagaaaatatttttaaaaaagagcaaTTTACAGTTATCTTACACTTCAAATGTCCTCTGGCTTTTTGTTTTGGAACAGATGTGACtcgttttgttcttttgcagCACAAGGTGTCACAGAATATGCATCACAACAACAGAAGTCACCATAgctcagggggaaaaaaaggaacttCTAAAAATACGGAGACTTCatacaagaaaaagaagaaaaacaaacaaaaaaggaaatacaTGCATACAAACAACACAATGCCATGCGAACACAGTTCATTTTTGGGAAGTAAATTAGTAAAATTTGCATTTCAGTACCGTTATTCAAACATTTCATGCCATCTCGCTATATATACATGACATGGGTTTTACAGTATGCGACATTCACTGCATCTGCTGTGGCAAATGGCTACAAAAAGGCCTAATTCTTCTGCAGGGGCAATGTCTCGTCGATGAAATTGCAACTTCAGTGAGAAATTCACACAAACGTTCTAACCCCGCTAACAGTGTTCATTCATAGTAGACTATTGGGAAAAAATTTTCTCTCtcgctgtctctctctctttttttttttttttttttacttctgtccAAAATTTTGAAATCAAGTTAAGGTGCACATAAATGTGGGCTCAGTAATAGTCGGATAATTAATAACTAAAATGTTTGCTATCCTTCGTGAAACAATGCATTTTCCACAATGAAATTTGCTTCTGCATGAAGATTGCAACGCCGCTTCCAAATGCGGTATTAGTGGAGCTGTACAAGGAAACCTCACCGTGTTGGTGCTGgtacaaagaaacaaaacaggaactCTTTCCTCTAAACCAGCTTTAGCAGCCCTCTAGGAAGATATCGACTGGCATCAGCTATATCTGCGCACATATGGGGCCCCCTCTATTTATTACATGCCACCAGCTAAGACTTGCCTGCCAGAGGTCATCTGTTGGGGTTTGTTGTGGGAGTTCAACAGGGACACTCATCAAGCTGTGGTAGAGGAAGATAATGCTGTTTACCCTGGGAGGTGAAGGTACCCATTTTAGTATGTGTAGAGGACAATGTAATTATTACTTATgcaattttatttgatgtttcgCAGCAAAGAGAATTCAGTAGTTGCTAGGCATGGGCTTTGTTCTATGTCAAATATACCAAAGGTTAAAAGTCAAAACGAAGTCGAAAACTGCCAGCCTGGTCATCATTTTCCTTTACCTTCCTATacaattctcatctcccttcagtgctccgTTTGGggtttctcccattgagctggaTTTTTCCGGTAGGATTTCAACCAATCAGCGAACACAGGGAGGAGTCTTGACTTTGATattctgcgctgttttagaattggaatctgcctgtagttttagcaatggcagcagaggaagtgaacgaagtcATTCAATTTGCTTTGGCTATGCTCCcaaatttttaaatgaacatttatagCCGTCCTGTTTGGCTCAGCACTTCTATTCTGGCAGTGGTGGATGGATTTTACAGCCCTGGCAATTGAGCCATAGCATGGAGCCAAATCACTAAACcccaaattgtttttgttgtcatgGCCAAACGTtggcgattgggtaaaattaaaaacttgaaCAGAGTCTACCCTTACAGCaagaaatcatttttcaatGCCCGAGTGTCCAGACCCTCTGGTTTGGTTTTTGGgactggtttttaccaggctaggaAACTGCTAAAATGTCCTAAAATGTCACGTTCCCACAGTTGAAATTTTGTTCAAAGAGGAGCTAATTACAGTGTCATAGATAGAACTTaagagttttcttttattcGTTTGGGGTTTAGAGTAGGGCTTCCTGCTCCATCCTGCGTGCCAGAAGAAGAACCAAAATCCTCATAATGTTTAGAGACAAGGTTAAGCCGACTGCTTCTGAAACAGATCAGGcacattgttttcaaaagaagGGATCAAcaatcactgtttttttttttttgtggggagGTTCCGAGGGTTTTGAAGATGTTTGgaataattttgaaacaaacGTTAGCAACAGGCTATGTTTTGTTAGCATCTATGAAGTAAAACAAATCCCCCAACAGTAAAGTTATTATTTTCTGTGACGTCCAttcggggggaaaaaaaagtcagtcaaTATCCCCCAGctatttttggatgttttcaattatttttcttacattgATAGTAGAATCTGAAATCTGGTGCTTTTGTCTGATGTAACTGTACCATCAGCTGTTACTATTTCTTCCTTACAAATCCAGGCCTTCATTTTGctcattaaaacttgtttttaaaccttttcagtAGTGAAAAACAGATAGAAGCACCAGACATCACTCATAGTCTACACAATAAATCTACACTACTAATAAGTTCAGCAGGAGCATATTCTATGTTACTGcccaaaataataattgtattaTCATGGGTGTAATATTCACTATGCTATATTAGCAGAAGTAGGAatatttcaagtatttattattttaaattaattcaatccGTTTATGTTAATTGgtttttgcttaaaatttgCGTATTAGCATCGTTATAACCTGAATCCCTACTACATTTACTTGATGTTATCACACCAATACTGGCCCATGCCAAGTACCATACagtatataaatgttttatttagttatattACCCTTTGTCGTTCTTACTAGCCAGCTTTCttgcttttctctctgtttttctgtttagaatTTTAATGACGCCGTGCATCAATATTACCTGGTCAAAAGCATAAAAGTAACTCAACAATTTGTAACTTTGGCTCTATTTGTTTTGTCAGTGTAAATGGCTAAAGGGGTTTagatgtaaaagtaaaaaaaaaaaaaacatccaagaaATGAAATTTGTATTAATAGAAATCCAcagctttcagaaaaaaacccgACTTCATTTGGAAGGAACAACCTGCTAAATAATTAGAAATTACAATGTGTATTTTGTAGGGATTTTTCTCCAAGGtagttttttcccctcacacTACAAGTCATAGTTATTTACTAGCctcattttttattgtaaaacctGCATCATCATTTTCAATCAACAGCAGTCAGTTTTGGGATGACAGGGTTTCTATTCATGGTCATTTCTTTTCTCATGAATATTTAAACttactgatattttatttttaattaaaaaacaaacaaactagagaACAAAAGCCTCTGTACACTATTTGGCACCGTTAATAGGAACTGAACCATGTTCGAACCTGACACAGAGACAATCACCAACCGCACCGTAACTGAGAGTTTCTGCTGTGATTGATCCGCTGAAGAGCTCAACATAATAAGCCgacattttggttttaatgttttcaatgCACAACACTGGAGTTCTGCCGTTAGGCTTATTGCCTTtgaaatgctgctgctgcacaacaGTCCCTTCCCACCGGCTCTCGCCCTCTGCAGCTCACTGCAGCATTTTCTGGCCCCTGCCTAAGAATTTCTACAAACTCCGGAACAAACAGAATTTTCTCCCTCTGCTTTGGCTGAACCTTGACAATTCTATCCTCGCAATTTAATGTGGAAGATAGTTCTTCGTAAAGGACACAGTGTAAGCTATCTGCCAGGTTCAGCTGTTGAGCTAATTTTGATGCTACAGAAAAGCATACAGTGGGCTTTCGGCCTactgtatttttctctctgcaCGTGATTTGGTTTTGTCTCCTTTTGCTGATATTGAGGGGTTAATGTAAGGTGTGTGCAGAGCCGTCTTTgtctgttttatctgctcacaTATCACTCTTACTGACGCGTCTCAGTGTCCGCCCCTTAAGGAACTTCTATGATCCTCATCTGTTTATTGAGAGACGACTGCAGGAGATGAACACACAACTGGTAACATCAAAGCCCAGATATTACTGTATTTCTGCAGAAGTTTTCTTTAGAAATTTAGCAGGCAAGTTTTGGTAACtaaattgttttgtatttctagGAGTTGGGGAAAGCTTAAGTAACCAGTTTGTGCTAATGAGACACACTGTTTGGACCGAGGGACTCAATGATCGACCAGTTGGGGCTGCACTAGAACCCGGTCAGCTTAGCTGCTGTTGTTAGGGAGCAACCACTCGGTGGCGGACACCGTATGCTCCCCTGCACCGTAAGAGATGCCTCACCATCTGAGAGTCTACCAGTAAGCCACGGTTACAGATCACTGACGTTAGTAACTGCTCAAACGTTTGTCACGTGATCAGGATTTTCCCTGACTTCGATGCACTCTATCTCCTCCCGTTCCCTCTCCCGCTCGCGTTCCCTCTCCCGCTCTTTCCGCTTTGCCCGCTTTTTCTTCTTGTGCCTCTTTTTGGACGGCGGAAAGAAAGTCAGGAAGACGGGCAGGATGACAAAACAGTGCAACAAGGTGCAGCCCGCCGTGAGCAGGGAGCACTTGAACAGCGTGTAGGTCAAATTGGAAGGCACAAACACTAGAGGCATGATCCCGATCACGAAGCAGGACGTGTTCTGCAGGATGGCCGCCCCATGCTCCTCCAGTGCTAACTTGATGCACTGCGTCCTCGTGTGCTCAGTGGCCAACACAAAAGTGTACAGGTGTGGTGCACAGTGATCCATAGCGAAGTTTAGAGTATAAATAAGGCACAGGATTGAAATGCTGTCCATGCCGACGTTCCAGAGGGTCATCAAACCCAAGACGCCCAGCTCCACGGATGTAACCGTGAGAATGAGCCAGAAGTTTCCCAACGGGTTGATAACCAGGAAGAACGTGAGGATGAGGATGGTGAGCACGCTGAAGCCTGAGGTCAGGATGGGCGAGATGACGGAGGAACTGTAGCGGTCCATGAAAACAAACGTGGGATTGAAGGCAATGAACTTGATGCTGTTGATCAGCATCAAGGGGCGAAGCTTCTCCAAGAGCTCCACCACctcctctctcttcttctccGTGGTTCGCGCTACCAAGTACATGCGCGAGGCGATAATGTCGTACTCGTCTGTGTTGCGGTTTTTCGAGAAGATGATGTCCTCTGTAAAGTGCTGGTACTCCGGGCTGCGCAGGAAAGAACCCTTCAGAATATTGATGAAGTCACTCTTGGTCGACGCGCTGATGTTCACCACCCGGAGGTAGTGGAAAAAGTTGTCCATCCAAGAGATCTTGTTGAAGCCATGACTGAGAGTCTTCAGGTGCTCCTGCACAGTGGAGTTCCAGTACTCGATGGGCTCGTAGATGTAAAACCCAATCACAGGACTGTAGTTACTGAAGTACTTCTGCTGGGTCACGGCGTACGAAACGCTTGGCGAGTTACTGGCCAGCAGGTTCACTATGTTCGATCCATCGCTAATTTGTAAACATCCCATGAATGAAAAAGAAGCATAGATAAGATAAAGGATGACCACGAAAGGCTTGACATAGGTGTTAGTAATCCACTCAGTGTAATGCTCACGCAGGAAGTGCTGGATGAAGTGATTTTGGTACGGCACGCTGTCGTGATGGGTGGACAGGTCGTGGCCGTCGCTCATCATGGTTTTAAACCATGTCGGCTGACGGTCCAAGTATTCCACTGAGGGGATCTTGCAACAGAAAACGCTGTGGTAGCGGTTCTGTTCGAGCTGTCCGGCGAACACCAGGCAGGAGCCGTAAAAAGAGAAAACGTAGAAGTAGTTGACCAGGATGGCCACGCACATGCTCTGACAGAAGATTTTCACCGACTCGATGTTGGTGAAAGGGCTGGCTCCCATGCCGAAGGTGATGATATAGAGCGAGCTGGTCATGGTGTAGCACACCATCACGTCAGCGAAGGCGTCGGCCACGCGCTCCTTGAAGGGAAGGTTTTCCCTTGTTCTCCTCCAGCCTGCCAGAAGTTCAAAGACCCCTTTGGTACCGTGACCTGCAGAGGAAATGAAAGAGGAATGTCAGGTTATGAACATAGAAGTAGCAGAGTTACAGTATTTGATGTGGTCATATGAGTCAAACCACTCAGAAACATGGTCACCTATCTGACCCACCAATCCACATTGCTTAATTTCTACACGGGTATTGGATGAATGGAATATAATAACATTGTACTTTTTTCCGTCCTTTCCATGGTAACATGGATAATTTGCAAAACTGAGATTCCCTGCTTTGTTTGCAGCTCTTGTGGACACAAAGACCGTGAAGTTTTAAAAACCCATTCCAAAAggacaacttttaaaaaattcagattGTAATATatccatgtaaaaataaaaaggagt is drawn from Xiphophorus hellerii strain 12219 chromosome 15, Xiphophorus_hellerii-4.1, whole genome shotgun sequence and contains these coding sequences:
- the ptchd4 gene encoding patched domain-containing protein 1 — translated: MCFIGGDGASASRILWRMLRQVIHRGLRASFYWLGLFVSRHPVFFLTVPAVLTIIFGSTVLSRFKPERDLEVLVAPTHSLAKIERSLANSLFSIDQSKHKLYSDLHTPGRYGRLILLARSGGNILELADQVLQVHRQVLELRVAYKGFNYTFAHLCVLSHGDRRCLLDDIVTVFQDIQQAVLSNNSFHKVPLSYPNTTLKDGRVSFIGHQLGGVSFSPNSRDQQVKFARAVQITYYLRSIGPVVQDVIAERWENEFCALVTRLSTAEAPHPTDQLHIQSLTSFSLWRDFHQTGMLSKGEVLVSLVLVLLAATISSSMRDCLRGKPFLGLLGVLTICIANVTAAGIFFISDGKFNSTLLGIPFFAMGHGTKGVFELLAGWRRTRENLPFKERVADAFADVMVCYTMTSSLYIITFGMGASPFTNIESVKIFCQSMCVAILVNYFYVFSFYGSCLVFAGQLEQNRYHSVFCCKIPSVEYLDRQPTWFKTMMSDGHDLSTHHDSVPYQNHFIQHFLREHYTEWITNTYVKPFVVILYLIYASFSFMGCLQISDGSNIVNLLASNSPSVSYAVTQQKYFSNYSPVIGFYIYEPIEYWNSTVQEHLKTLSHGFNKISWMDNFFHYLRVVNISASTKSDFINILKGSFLRSPEYQHFTEDIIFSKNRNTDEYDIIASRMYLVARTTEKKREEVVELLEKLRPLMLINSIKFIAFNPTFVFMDRYSSSVISPILTSGFSVLTILILTFFLVINPLGNFWLILTVTSVELGVLGLMTLWNVGMDSISILCLIYTLNFAMDHCAPHLYTFVLATEHTRTQCIKLALEEHGAAILQNTSCFVIGIMPLVFVPSNLTYTLFKCSLLTAGCTLLHCFVILPVFLTFFPPSKKRHKKKKRAKRKEREREREREREREEIECIEVRENPDHVTNV